In Microbulbifer celer, a single window of DNA contains:
- the ectA gene encoding diaminobutyrate acetyltransferase, which produces MSASSEGKEGKDEEPSDEKVTSAQSPNDSAEIGAKKVVLRRPVSEDGAHVHDLIGRCPPLDENSIYCNLLQTSHFSATSVAAELNGALVGFISGYIVPDRPDTLFVWQVAVAEQGRGMGLAGRMLREILQRPACSEVRFVETTITPDNDASWALFRSLARKLEAECNDSVMFDRERHFLGRHDSEMLLRIGPFAGQSAGSSAL; this is translated from the coding sequence TTGAGCGCTAGCAGCGAAGGTAAAGAAGGCAAGGATGAAGAACCCAGTGACGAAAAGGTCACGTCGGCGCAGTCGCCCAACGATTCCGCCGAAATCGGCGCTAAAAAAGTAGTACTGCGCCGCCCGGTCAGTGAAGACGGTGCTCATGTGCATGATCTGATTGGCCGCTGCCCGCCTTTGGATGAAAACTCCATTTACTGCAACCTGTTGCAGACCAGCCATTTTTCCGCCACCAGTGTCGCTGCCGAATTGAATGGTGCGTTGGTGGGGTTCATTTCCGGTTACATCGTGCCCGATCGTCCCGACACCCTGTTTGTATGGCAGGTAGCGGTGGCGGAGCAGGGCCGTGGCATGGGGCTCGCCGGCCGTATGCTGCGCGAGATACTGCAGCGCCCGGCCTGCAGTGAGGTGCGTTTCGTAGAAACCACGATTACACCGGACAACGACGCCTCCTGGGCGTTGTTCCGCAGTCTCGCGCGCAAGCTCGAAGCCGAATGTAACGATTCCGTGATGTTTGACCGCGAGCGCCATTTCCTGGGGCGTCACGACAGTGAGATGTTGCTGCGAATTGGTCCGTTTGCGGGTCAGTCTGCCGGCAGCAGCGCTCTCTGA
- a CDS encoding tetratricopeptide repeat protein, giving the protein MRLAIIHNDPIQAEKLLTQLHLTLPDHAAAHYLSAIYYQQRGETGKALEDIDKAIALRPSYIYRVQKAMILSRGGELEAANAVLQEAIAQNHDTVFAISLLAGNLLDGGQPGETIRLLTRAGLDRIGAMDTYNLCLAYYIEQRYTEAQSCFKRVSDLAPKDADPLLYRAEIAREQQQPEQARALAQKALALTIGRDDWEGLLMQARAYAELDQAEKAVENLIRIRRDAPDDLYVNYARAQVYITTGDLLSAKAHIRKTLEQGISPIWYCTAQFAKICNLPAFDDLRQQYPGLCGGAKHNNKADDSQIARNGETSANL; this is encoded by the coding sequence TTGCGCCTGGCAATTATTCACAACGACCCGATACAGGCCGAAAAGCTGCTCACCCAATTGCACCTGACCCTGCCCGACCACGCTGCCGCACACTACCTGAGCGCCATCTACTACCAGCAGCGAGGAGAAACCGGCAAAGCACTGGAAGATATCGACAAGGCCATTGCGCTGCGCCCCAGTTACATCTACCGGGTTCAGAAAGCCATGATCCTGAGCCGGGGTGGCGAACTGGAAGCGGCCAATGCGGTATTGCAGGAAGCCATCGCGCAAAACCACGATACGGTTTTCGCCATCTCACTGCTGGCCGGCAACCTGCTCGATGGCGGCCAGCCCGGTGAAACCATTCGCCTGCTCACCCGAGCCGGCCTGGACCGTATCGGTGCCATGGATACCTACAATCTGTGCCTGGCGTATTATATCGAGCAACGCTACACAGAGGCTCAATCCTGCTTTAAACGCGTATCTGACCTCGCCCCCAAAGATGCCGACCCTCTGCTGTACCGCGCAGAAATCGCCCGCGAGCAGCAACAGCCGGAACAGGCGCGGGCGCTCGCCCAGAAGGCACTGGCCCTGACCATCGGCAGGGACGACTGGGAAGGACTGCTGATGCAGGCGCGCGCCTACGCAGAACTCGACCAGGCGGAGAAAGCCGTGGAGAACCTGATCCGCATCCGCCGGGACGCACCGGACGATCTCTACGTCAACTACGCCCGCGCCCAGGTGTATATCACCACCGGAGACCTGCTCTCCGCCAAGGCGCATATCCGCAAAACCCTGGAGCAGGGCATCTCTCCCATCTGGTATTGCACCGCGCAGTTTGCCAAAATCTGCAACCTACCCGCCTTCGACGACCTCCGGCAGCAATATCCGGGGCTCTGTGGCGGCGCTAAACACAACAACAAAGCGGACGATTCCCAGATCGCCCGCAACGGCGAGACCAGCGCAAATCTTTAA
- a CDS encoding ectoine synthase, translating to MIVRQLQDCEKTDRRIVSEGWESTRLALKNDNMGFSFHITTIYEGAELHLHYQNHLESVYCISGEGSVMAESDGVVHEITPGTIYLLDKHDKHVLKGKTEMKMACVFNPPLHGKEVHNAEGAYELDAEEVSDEK from the coding sequence ATGATCGTTCGTCAACTACAAGATTGTGAAAAAACTGACCGTCGTATTGTTTCAGAAGGCTGGGAAAGCACCCGTCTGGCGCTCAAGAACGACAACATGGGCTTTTCCTTCCACATCACCACCATTTACGAAGGCGCCGAGCTGCACCTGCACTATCAGAACCACCTGGAGTCCGTGTACTGCATTTCCGGTGAAGGTTCTGTGATGGCGGAGTCCGATGGTGTGGTGCACGAGATTACTCCGGGAACCATCTACCTGCTGGACAAGCATGATAAACACGTGCTCAAAGGCAAAACTGAAATGAAAATGGCCTGTGTCTTCAACCCGCCGCTGCACGGCAAAGAAGTACACAACGCGGAAGGCGCATACGAGCTGGATGCGGAAGAGGTATCGGACGAAAAATAA
- the ectB gene encoding diaminobutyrate--2-oxoglutarate transaminase: MKVFEEIESEVQSYARSFPRVFNKAQGEYLYDEEGNQYLDFLAGAGTLNYGHNNPIFKKALLEYIEQDGITHGLDLHTKAKREFLESFYEHILKPRDMSYVMQFTGPTGTNAVEAALKIARKYKGRENIISFTNGFHGCSMGALAATGNSHHRGAAGVSMSGVSRIPYEGYLGDDIDTTAYLDKVLSDSSSGIDLPAAVMVETVQGEGGINAASFEWLRNLQDVCTKHDVLLIVDDIQAGCGRTGSYFSFEEAGIKPDIVTLSKSLSGYGLPFAVVLMKPELDQWKPGEHNGTFRGNNLAFVTAKAAIDNFWSDDKFAKEVQRKGDYIGQRLETIVDKYGDGNMTTRGRGMFRGLNCVSGDLASEITREAFKHGLVIETSGAEDHVVKTLCPLTISDENLTKALDIVEQAVAKVLKGQDVPEEHDFFADDESSSEEGTEAAA; this comes from the coding sequence ATGAAAGTTTTTGAAGAAATCGAATCAGAAGTTCAGAGTTATGCCCGTTCTTTCCCGCGCGTATTCAACAAGGCGCAGGGCGAGTACCTGTACGACGAAGAAGGCAACCAGTACCTGGACTTCCTCGCCGGTGCCGGCACCCTGAACTACGGGCACAACAACCCGATCTTCAAGAAAGCGCTGCTCGAGTACATCGAGCAGGACGGCATTACTCACGGTCTGGACCTACACACCAAGGCCAAGCGCGAGTTCCTGGAGTCTTTTTACGAGCACATCCTGAAGCCGCGCGACATGTCCTATGTCATGCAGTTCACCGGCCCGACCGGAACCAACGCGGTAGAAGCTGCGCTGAAAATCGCGCGCAAGTACAAAGGCCGCGAGAACATCATTTCCTTCACCAACGGCTTCCACGGCTGCAGCATGGGCGCCCTGGCCGCTACCGGTAACTCCCATCACCGCGGTGCTGCCGGCGTAAGCATGAGCGGCGTTTCCCGCATTCCGTACGAAGGCTACCTGGGGGATGATATCGACACCACAGCATACCTGGACAAGGTGCTGAGCGACTCATCCAGCGGTATCGATCTGCCGGCGGCGGTAATGGTCGAAACCGTGCAGGGTGAGGGTGGCATCAACGCCGCCAGCTTCGAATGGCTGCGCAACCTGCAGGACGTATGTACCAAGCATGACGTGCTGCTGATCGTCGATGACATTCAGGCTGGTTGCGGCCGTACCGGCAGTTACTTCAGCTTTGAAGAGGCGGGCATCAAGCCGGACATCGTTACCCTGTCCAAATCCCTCAGTGGTTATGGCTTGCCGTTCGCTGTTGTGCTGATGAAGCCGGAGCTGGACCAGTGGAAGCCGGGTGAGCACAACGGTACCTTCCGCGGTAACAATCTGGCGTTCGTTACTGCCAAGGCTGCGATCGACAACTTCTGGAGCGACGACAAGTTTGCCAAGGAAGTACAGCGTAAGGGTGACTATATCGGCCAGCGCCTGGAGACCATCGTCGATAAATACGGTGACGGCAACATGACTACCCGCGGTCGCGGTATGTTCCGCGGTCTGAACTGCGTCAGCGGCGATCTGGCCAGCGAGATCACCCGTGAAGCGTTCAAGCATGGCCTGGTGATTGAGACCAGTGGTGCGGAAGATCACGTAGTGAAAACCCTGTGCCCACTGACCATCAGCGACGAAAACCTGACCAAAGCACTGGATATCGTGGAACAAGCGGTAGCCAAGGTGCTCAAAGGGCAGGACGTTCCGGAAGAGCACGATTTCTTCGCTGACGATGAGTCCTCTTCTGAGGAAGGCACCGAAGCCGCGGCCTGA
- a CDS encoding MarR family winged helix-turn-helix transcriptional regulator has product MDKIEEVLITLRRLIRATDLHSKQLVKTAGLTAPQLLLLQAIREQGQVTIGALAKEISLSQATVTTILDRLEKRGLVYRERSSEDKRKVHAHLTDKGMDIIRDAPTPLQEHFVRQFRDLREWEQSMIISSLQRVALMMDAEHIDASPVLDVGDLDRKDSRNLPSQLPHGER; this is encoded by the coding sequence ATGGATAAGATTGAAGAAGTACTGATCACCCTGCGCCGCCTGATCCGCGCCACCGACCTGCACTCCAAGCAGCTGGTAAAAACCGCCGGGCTTACCGCGCCACAACTACTGTTGTTGCAGGCCATTCGCGAACAGGGCCAGGTCACCATCGGCGCCCTGGCCAAAGAAATCAGCCTCAGCCAGGCAACCGTCACCACTATTCTAGACCGCCTGGAAAAACGCGGATTGGTTTATCGCGAGCGCTCATCAGAAGACAAGCGCAAAGTGCACGCTCACCTGACGGACAAGGGCATGGATATCATTCGCGATGCGCCCACTCCCCTTCAGGAGCATTTCGTGCGCCAGTTCCGCGACCTGCGGGAATGGGAACAATCCATGATCATCTCCTCCCTGCAACGGGTCGCCCTGATGATGGACGCAGAGCATATCGACGCCTCCCCGGTTCTGGACGTGGGCGACCTGGACCGCAAAGACAGCCGCAACCTGCCTTCCCAGCTCCCCCACGGAGAAAGGTGA
- a CDS encoding aspartate kinase — MKIHTVEKIGGTSMSDYQAVRDNIIFKNGRAKAEGLYQRIFVVSAYGGITDLLLEHKKSGQPGVFALFAGADDEMEWSDAVRGLRERMEEINASLFTDQATLTKANQFIGERLDDAANCLSDLERVCQHGHFALEGHLDTVSEMLASLGEAHSAWNTVQLLKQEGVNARFVDLTGWRDGDHMTLDARIERAFADVDLATELPIVTGYAHTADGLMKTFARGYSEMTFSRLAVKTDASEAIIHKEYHLSSADPRLVGEEQAVPIGRTNYDVADQLANLGMEAIHPRAAKGLRQQEIPLRIMNTFEPEHRGTLVTGDYVSEKPQVEIIAGRKSIYAVECFDQDMMGSMTVYDRAINEIIARFKGSVVTKDINANTITHYLGNNLKTVKRIKSAIGERFPDCDMQVRKVAVVSAIGSDMKISGMLSRAVSALAKSGLSILAVHQSMRQVDMQFVVDESDYEVAVKSLHEALVEVHEHGEAICAA; from the coding sequence ATGAAGATTCATACGGTGGAAAAAATCGGCGGTACGTCCATGAGCGACTACCAGGCCGTACGCGATAACATCATTTTTAAAAATGGCAGAGCGAAAGCCGAGGGGTTGTACCAGCGCATTTTCGTGGTCTCAGCCTACGGCGGTATTACCGACCTGCTGCTAGAGCACAAAAAGTCTGGTCAGCCGGGTGTCTTTGCCCTGTTTGCCGGTGCGGACGACGAGATGGAGTGGTCCGATGCGGTGCGCGGTCTGCGCGAACGCATGGAAGAAATCAACGCGAGTCTGTTTACCGACCAGGCGACACTGACCAAAGCCAACCAGTTTATTGGTGAGCGCCTGGACGATGCGGCCAACTGCCTGTCGGACCTGGAGCGGGTGTGTCAGCACGGTCACTTTGCCCTGGAAGGTCATCTGGATACCGTGAGTGAAATGCTCGCGAGCCTGGGGGAAGCCCACAGTGCCTGGAATACCGTGCAACTGCTGAAGCAGGAAGGTGTAAATGCGCGTTTTGTTGACCTGACTGGTTGGCGCGATGGCGATCACATGACCCTGGACGCGCGTATCGAGCGTGCGTTTGCGGACGTTGATCTGGCCACCGAGCTGCCGATTGTGACCGGGTACGCGCACACTGCCGACGGCCTGATGAAAACCTTCGCCCGCGGTTACAGTGAGATGACGTTCAGCCGTCTCGCGGTAAAGACCGATGCCAGCGAAGCGATCATTCACAAGGAATATCACCTGAGTAGTGCCGATCCCCGCCTGGTCGGGGAAGAGCAGGCCGTACCCATCGGCCGCACCAACTACGATGTGGCGGACCAGCTCGCCAATCTGGGGATGGAAGCCATCCACCCGCGCGCGGCTAAAGGTCTGCGCCAGCAGGAAATCCCCCTGCGGATCATGAACACCTTTGAGCCGGAACACCGCGGTACCCTGGTGACCGGTGATTACGTCAGTGAGAAGCCGCAGGTGGAAATCATTGCGGGGCGCAAAAGCATCTATGCTGTTGAATGTTTCGATCAGGACATGATGGGCAGCATGACCGTGTACGACCGCGCCATTAACGAAATCATCGCACGCTTCAAAGGCAGTGTGGTGACCAAGGATATCAACGCCAACACCATTACCCACTATCTGGGTAACAACCTGAAAACCGTCAAGCGTATAAAGAGTGCGATTGGCGAGCGCTTCCCGGACTGCGATATGCAGGTACGTAAAGTTGCGGTTGTTTCGGCGATTGGCAGCGACATGAAAATTTCCGGTATGTTGTCCCGCGCGGTGAGCGCACTGGCCAAATCCGGTCTCAGCATCCTTGCAGTACATCAGTCCATGCGTCAGGTGGACATGCAGTTTGTGGTCGACGAAAGCGATTATGAAGTCGCGGTCAAGAGCCTGCACGAGGCACTGGTGGAAGTGCACGAGCACGGCGAAGCGATATGCGCAGCGTAG
- a CDS encoding serine/threonine-protein kinase, which produces MNPQQSPFHIGRYLVTGKLGAGGMGVVYLASDEHLNRQVAIKKLHANPNSSNAHQRIRQEARLLAQLNHNNIVQIYDVVEDGADIALVMEYVDGCSLDRWQREREPNLRQKLQLLKQICEGLTRAHSAGIIHRDLKAENVLVDSSNTIKITDFGIAKNWLEDSQITREQHVAGSWGAMSPEQAQGKPLDNRSDLFAFGVLAYRLLCGQNPFGDGSSPYTVIDRIVNNPHPPAIKLNPDLPQALCDLLDRLLAKNPDQRPFNAAAVAAEIEHLLQDERHSTDSFTRTESVTATVESYYHRQHRKRRWQKWLLIPSAVVGCLALLATLAYFGFTQMPEHETEGRYIAVVSPDWQPDSDAQRLLKSNVMSALKQGLSTRDGLLLIPFSESRKFAGQSLEQQARALNAQLLLVPQLDCNDTTCELTLDLINANSFAVVASRSTHLAPTESLGSRSRTLYQLNYLLPDYPANDAGDIQPISAQHYQRYLELFLSKETTNGTRKKFSTH; this is translated from the coding sequence ATGAACCCACAGCAGTCGCCCTTCCATATCGGACGCTACCTCGTCACCGGCAAACTCGGCGCCGGCGGTATGGGTGTGGTGTATCTGGCCAGCGATGAACACCTGAACCGCCAGGTGGCCATCAAAAAACTCCACGCCAACCCCAACAGCAGCAATGCCCACCAGCGCATCCGTCAGGAAGCGCGGCTGCTGGCACAACTCAACCACAACAACATCGTACAGATTTACGATGTGGTGGAAGACGGCGCCGATATCGCCCTGGTAATGGAGTACGTGGACGGTTGCAGCCTGGACCGCTGGCAACGGGAGCGGGAACCGAACCTGCGCCAGAAACTGCAACTGCTGAAGCAGATCTGCGAAGGCCTCACCCGCGCCCACAGCGCCGGCATCATCCACCGCGACCTGAAAGCGGAAAATGTGCTGGTGGACTCCAGCAACACCATCAAGATCACCGACTTCGGCATCGCCAAGAACTGGCTCGAAGACAGCCAGATCACCCGCGAACAGCACGTTGCCGGCAGCTGGGGCGCCATGTCGCCGGAGCAGGCCCAGGGCAAACCCCTGGACAACCGCAGCGACCTGTTTGCGTTTGGCGTACTCGCCTATCGCCTGCTGTGCGGGCAGAATCCGTTTGGCGACGGCAGCAGCCCGTATACGGTGATCGATCGCATCGTCAACAACCCCCATCCACCGGCGATAAAGCTCAACCCGGACCTGCCACAAGCACTGTGCGACCTGCTCGATCGCCTGCTGGCCAAAAACCCGGACCAGCGGCCCTTTAACGCCGCCGCGGTGGCGGCAGAGATCGAGCACCTGTTGCAGGATGAACGTCACAGCACCGACAGCTTTACCCGCACCGAAAGTGTCACCGCAACGGTGGAAAGCTACTACCATCGCCAGCACCGCAAGCGCCGCTGGCAGAAATGGTTGTTGATCCCCTCCGCCGTTGTCGGCTGCCTTGCCCTATTGGCCACACTCGCTTATTTCGGTTTCACCCAGATGCCAGAACATGAAACCGAAGGGCGCTATATCGCCGTTGTCAGCCCTGACTGGCAACCGGATTCCGACGCACAGCGATTGCTCAAAAGCAACGTAATGAGCGCCCTGAAGCAAGGACTTTCCACCCGCGATGGCCTGCTTCTGATCCCTTTCAGCGAGTCGCGGAAATTTGCCGGGCAATCACTGGAGCAGCAGGCTCGCGCGCTCAATGCACAACTGCTCCTCGTCCCGCAACTGGACTGCAACGACACGACCTGCGAGCTCACACTGGATCTGATAAACGCCAATAGCTTTGCCGTCGTCGCCAGCCGCAGCACGCACCTGGCACCAACCGAAAGCCTGGGCAGCCGCTCGCGCACTCTTTACCAACTCAATTACCTGCTGCCGGACTACCCGGCAAACGATGCTGGCGACATACAGCCAATCAGTGCGCAGCACTACCAGCGCTACCTGGAACTATTTTTGAGCAAAGAGACGACGAACGGCACCAGAAAGAAATTCTCGACGCATTAG
- a CDS encoding serine/threonine-protein kinase — protein MDIADPEVEQLPGTAMPEFPGGDRYRLQSTLGAGGMGIVYLAEDLKLHREVAIKKLKDGLTSQNARDRIQQEARLLARLNHPNIVALHDVLEESRENGENSVALVMEYIEGTTLRAWMRERTPSLQQKLNLLMQICQGLSEAHNLGIIHRDLKPDNILIAEPPKGQPTAKITDFGIAKSQQLDEKTLTEENQLAGTITAMSPEQVQGRTLDARSDLFSLGTIAFELLCGSRPFEKHEAGALAMAHRITSEPHTPPQQAWPQIPEPLAILLDKLLAKDPALRPESALIVYQGFALLHKQGLESDTEDYTATLTDLFTHHKVKKRRRWQRVVAGVAAALTVGTGGYWGWKEITRLEPQYIAVMPVEINGEIRGEENAKALTKTMVRQALMNSVSQLKASALVSFEPKEGMDFEAQLKKLTDKGVTDALFARLECAEVRCEIELQRLGTADSQIKQQESFTFLTDKTQEAQYRTSNSAVKLFTASYQRNELKLVSMSDNDYGHYLDVLSRMEAKKLSEDDLNTLISLSERYPQNIYIYQTLADVAARLFVLSGKTNYLEAALRILDKVTEFGIKESEILHQKLFLYGLGDYPEQYQQLINKAEATDFPAAELFSERARQYYRNGNYEAGLKYARLAAAMNPSADNLYLIAINHTATGDYPSARLVLKQIISAHPEHWSSYSLTGVIELESGNFSEAEKFITSIPENLRGFRTKSNLGVAYFLQEKYSESLEVNLKILREIPNNAPALEQVAQIYLLRGQKEESQQKFYQLLNTTKRGFG, from the coding sequence ATGGATATTGCAGATCCCGAGGTTGAACAGTTGCCCGGCACGGCCATGCCTGAATTTCCGGGCGGCGACCGCTACCGTCTTCAAAGTACACTCGGTGCCGGCGGCATGGGCATCGTCTATCTGGCGGAAGACCTGAAACTGCACCGCGAGGTGGCGATCAAGAAGCTCAAGGACGGCCTCACCAGCCAGAACGCCCGCGACCGCATCCAGCAGGAAGCGCGCCTGCTCGCCCGCCTCAACCACCCCAATATCGTCGCCCTGCACGATGTGCTCGAAGAATCCCGGGAGAATGGCGAAAACAGCGTCGCCCTGGTGATGGAATATATCGAGGGCACCACGCTGCGCGCGTGGATGCGCGAGCGCACCCCAAGCTTGCAGCAGAAGCTCAATCTGCTGATGCAGATCTGCCAGGGCCTGTCTGAGGCCCACAACCTCGGTATCATCCACCGAGACCTGAAGCCGGACAACATCCTGATTGCGGAACCCCCCAAGGGCCAGCCCACTGCCAAGATCACCGACTTCGGCATCGCCAAATCCCAGCAGCTGGATGAGAAAACCCTCACCGAAGAAAACCAGCTCGCCGGCACCATCACCGCCATGTCGCCGGAACAGGTACAAGGCAGAACCCTGGACGCCCGCAGCGACCTGTTCAGCCTCGGCACCATTGCGTTTGAACTGCTGTGTGGCAGCCGCCCGTTTGAAAAACACGAGGCCGGCGCCCTCGCCATGGCCCACCGCATCACCAGCGAACCCCACACCCCGCCACAACAGGCGTGGCCACAAATCCCCGAACCGCTGGCGATACTGCTGGACAAACTGCTCGCCAAAGACCCGGCCCTGCGCCCCGAAAGCGCACTGATCGTGTACCAGGGTTTTGCGCTACTGCACAAACAGGGCCTGGAAAGCGACACCGAAGACTACACTGCGACACTGACCGACCTGTTTACCCACCACAAAGTCAAAAAACGCCGCCGCTGGCAGCGGGTAGTGGCCGGTGTCGCTGCAGCACTTACTGTGGGCACCGGAGGCTACTGGGGCTGGAAGGAAATCACCCGGCTGGAACCGCAATATATTGCGGTGATGCCGGTGGAGATTAACGGCGAGATCCGCGGCGAGGAAAATGCCAAAGCGCTGACCAAAACCATGGTGCGGCAGGCGTTGATGAATTCGGTTTCGCAGTTGAAGGCGAGTGCGTTGGTGAGTTTTGAGCCTAAGGAGGGGATGGATTTTGAGGCGCAGCTTAAGAAGCTAACGGATAAGGGCGTTACCGATGCACTGTTTGCGCGGTTGGAGTGTGCGGAGGTCCGGTGTGAGATTGAGCTGCAGCGCTTGGGAACTGCAGACAGCCAAATCAAACAGCAAGAGAGCTTTACTTTCCTAACCGACAAAACTCAAGAGGCGCAATATCGCACCAGCAACAGTGCCGTCAAGTTGTTCACCGCTTCTTACCAACGGAACGAGCTTAAGCTGGTTTCGATGTCCGATAATGACTACGGCCATTACCTTGATGTTCTCAGTCGAATGGAGGCGAAGAAACTCAGTGAAGATGACTTAAATACACTTATCTCACTGAGTGAGCGCTACCCTCAAAATATATACATCTACCAAACACTAGCTGATGTAGCAGCACGCCTATTTGTTCTTAGCGGAAAAACCAATTACTTAGAAGCTGCATTGCGGATTCTCGACAAAGTCACTGAGTTCGGCATTAAAGAGTCGGAAATACTACACCAAAAACTCTTTCTATACGGATTGGGCGACTACCCAGAACAATATCAGCAATTAATTAATAAAGCAGAAGCAACTGATTTCCCGGCTGCGGAACTGTTTAGTGAGCGCGCACGCCAATACTATCGCAATGGAAACTATGAAGCAGGTTTGAAATATGCCAGATTGGCTGCGGCGATGAACCCTTCTGCTGACAATCTATATTTAATTGCAATAAACCATACTGCAACCGGAGATTACCCGAGCGCTCGCCTAGTTTTAAAACAGATTATAAGTGCGCACCCAGAGCACTGGTCCTCTTATTCATTAACCGGAGTAATCGAGCTAGAGAGCGGGAACTTTTCTGAAGCAGAAAAATTCATCACCTCAATCCCGGAAAACTTACGCGGGTTTCGTACAAAATCAAACCTAGGAGTAGCCTACTTTCTACAAGAAAAATATTCCGAATCATTAGAAGTAAACCTAAAAATATTAAGAGAGATTCCCAATAACGCGCCCGCGCTTGAGCAAGTTGCTCAAATATATCTATTAAGAGGCCAAAAAGAGGAATCTCAACAAAAATTCTACCAACTACTAAACACTACAAAGCGCGGTTTCGGATAA
- a CDS encoding FHA domain-containing protein yields the protein MACLQHPDRDQPVYLLAHHTIGRRAGAADTRITAPEISGIHASIQWSGCQWVIRDLSRNGTWVNGIQLIPAKNQPLGLGDEICFGRAGNPVWKVENLDPPENLLLDLHSGEAQSLESYHLLPDEHDPIASLHFNPVNGVWIYELLDGSDTRETARIVNHGSRIDCARDSWELFLGNSQGATTELAMKNLCISDFRLRLTVSHHEEHVQLQLTKSDLTVDLAARSHNYLLLYLARARIRDLNRGIDVPDQGWVAIDLATRELGITVNHLNTQIFRARKQISNSLPDAIDTSSLVERRSHEMRLGCNQLDIFKGSQKEIIEASTEAATE from the coding sequence ATGGCTTGCCTGCAGCATCCCGATCGGGATCAGCCTGTCTATCTATTGGCGCACCACACCATTGGCCGCCGTGCAGGGGCTGCCGATACGCGTATCACCGCGCCCGAGATTTCCGGAATTCACGCCTCTATCCAGTGGAGCGGCTGTCAGTGGGTAATCCGCGACCTCAGCCGTAACGGCACCTGGGTCAATGGCATTCAACTGATCCCCGCGAAAAATCAGCCCCTGGGGCTCGGCGACGAAATATGCTTCGGCCGTGCCGGCAACCCGGTGTGGAAAGTGGAAAACCTAGACCCGCCGGAAAACCTGCTGCTCGACCTGCACAGCGGCGAGGCGCAATCCCTGGAAAGCTACCACCTGCTGCCAGACGAACACGACCCCATCGCCAGCCTGCACTTCAATCCCGTGAACGGGGTGTGGATCTATGAACTGCTGGACGGCTCAGATACCCGCGAAACCGCGCGTATCGTCAATCACGGCAGCCGTATCGATTGCGCCCGCGACAGCTGGGAGCTGTTTCTCGGCAACAGTCAGGGGGCTACCACCGAACTGGCGATGAAGAACCTGTGTATCTCAGACTTCCGCCTGCGCCTTACCGTCAGCCACCATGAAGAACACGTTCAGCTACAGCTGACCAAGTCCGACCTCACCGTAGACCTGGCGGCGCGCTCGCACAATTACCTTCTGCTGTACCTCGCGCGGGCCAGAATCCGCGACCTCAACCGCGGCATCGATGTGCCAGACCAGGGCTGGGTGGCCATCGATCTGGCCACACGGGAACTGGGCATCACAGTCAATCACCTCAATACGCAGATTTTCCGGGCGCGCAAGCAGATCTCCAACAGCCTGCCAGACGCCATTGACACCTCCAGCCTGGTAGAGCGCCGATCTCATGAGATGCGTCTTGGCTGTAACCAGCTGGATATCTTCAAGGGGTCACAGAAAGAGATCATAGAGGCCAGCACCGAGGCGGCCACCGAGTAA